One Ananas comosus cultivar F153 linkage group 23, ASM154086v1, whole genome shotgun sequence genomic window carries:
- the LOC109728355 gene encoding L-type lectin-domain containing receptor kinase IX.1-like: protein MAVSKSRTRCSLFLFFDIILFDVCIPHATPLSFSFNFSDPDINMSNITFQADAVWNRTVINLTKDTRNSQGRAVYRNPVLLWDNATGDVASFHTSFSYVIQPTNTSISGDGLAFFLSPFPSVVPRFNGGAYLGLLDNGTAFNLTHNHIVAVEFDTFMNSWDPSDYHIGIDINSIYSTGYTDLPDITRNGTRATVSIDYNITTKFLSVLLSFDGNPNYTSPFSLSSLVDLKAVLPQEVAVGFSAATGYNVELHQILYWNFNSTLERKSNLTITSPPTQLAPAPSTFSGKSNVRVVAGSAAGVFAVVCLVAAVCWFLPSRKKATTGEEEEGGMDDDDELIDYEFERGRGPQRFPYSELVAATNNFDEAEKLGQGGFGFVYKGFLRSINLPVAIKRISKGSKQGLKEYTSEINAISRLRHRNLVQLIGWCHRRGDFLLVYELMPNGSLDSYLYSKERLLPWSARYNIAQGLASALLYLHTEWEQCVVHRDIKPSNIMLDSSFGAKLGDFGLARLVDHDRGSQTTVLAGTLGYLAPECFITGKASKETDIFSFGVVLLEIACGRQCIVQTEDRSKVSLVEWVWDLYGSKSVLEAADERLNGDFIEPEMESLMVVGLWCAHPDYNRRPSIQEAIGVLRFEIPLPALSAKMPELVFAPPIDLSNFNYTSSSSTGASASVVSASAKSITASESSSSSLLNNSC from the coding sequence ATGGCTGTCTCCAAATCAAGAACTAGGTGCTCCCTCTTCTTGTTCTTCGACATCATCCTCTTTGATGTTTGCATACCACATGCAACACCACTCTCCTTCAGCTTCAATTTTTCGGATCCCGACATTAACATGTCAAATATCACATTTCAGGCCGACGCTGTCTGGAACCGCACTGTCATCAATCTTACGAAGGACACACGCAACAGCCAAGGCCGAGCGGTGTACAGAAATCCGGTGCTTCTTTGGGACAACGCCACGGGCGACGTGGCTAGCTTTCACACTAGCTTCTCTTACGTCATCCAACCCACGAACACGAGCATTTCCGGGGACGGGCTAGCGTTCTTCCTCTCCCCTTTTCCGTCGGTAGTCCCTAGGTTCAACGGTGGCGCCTACCTCGGCCTCTTGGACAATGGAACCGCTTTTAACTTGACGCATAATCACATAGTGGCGGTCGAGTTCGACACCTTCATGAATTCCTGGGATCCGAGCGACTATCACATTGGTATTGATATCAATTCCATCTACTCTACGGGGTACACGGACTTGCCGGATATCACCAGAAACGGCACCCGCGCGACCGTGTCAATCGACTACAATATCACCACGAAGTTTTTAAGTGTCTTGCTTTCTTTCGACGGTAATCCAAACTACACTAGCCCTTTCAGCCTCTCTTCCCTTGTTGATTTGAAGGCAGTACTACCCCAGGAGGTTGCCGTTGGCTTCTCAGCTGCCACTGGCTACAATGTCGAGCTGCATCAGATCCTGTACTGGAATTTCAACTCAACTTTGGAAAGGAAGAGTAATCTTACGATTACGAGCCCACCAACACAGCTGGCCCCTGCGCCGTCGACTTTCTCGGGCAAAAGTAATGTCAGAGTTGTGGCCGGTTCGGCCGCTGGAGTATTCGCTGTGGTCTGTTTGGTTGCGGCAGTTTGCTGGTTTCTTCCGTCGCGTAAGAAGGCCACCacgggagaggaagaagaaggcggCATGGACGACGATGATGAGCTGATTGACTATGAGTTCGAGAGAGGTAGGGGACCCCAGAGGTTTCCTTACAGCGAATTGGTTGCCGCAACAAACAACTTTGACGAGGCAGAGAAGCTTGGGCAGGGAGGATTTGGTTTTGTGTACAAAGGGTTCCTGAGGTCCATAAACCTTCCCGTAGCCATCAAAAGAATCTCCAAGGGGTCGAAACAAGGGCTGAAGGAGTACACGTCCGAGATCAACGCGATAAGCCGACTGCGGCATCGGAATCTGGTGCAGCTCATAGGCTGGTGCCACAGACGCGGAGATTTCTTGCTGGTCTACGAGCTGATGCCCAACGGAAGCCTGGATTCCTATCTCTACAGCAAAGAGAGGCTACTGCCGTGGTCGGCGAGATACAACATAGCGCAAGGCCTGGCCTCCGCTTTGCTGTATCTTCACACCGAGTGGGAGCAGTGCGTGGTGCACCGAGACATCAAGCCGAGCAACATCATGCTGGATTCGTCGTTCGGCGCCAAGCTCGGCGACTTCGGGCTGGCGCGGCTCGTCGACCACGACCGCGGCTCGCAAACCACGGTTCTTGCAGGCACCTTGGGATACCTGGCCCCCGAATGTTTCATCACCGGAAAGGCCAGTAAGGAGACTGACATCTTTAGTTTCGGTGTCGTCTTACTCGAAATCGCTTGCGGGAGACAGTGCATAGTCCAGACGGAGGATCGGAGCAAAGTTAGCCTGGTTGAGTGGGTCTGGGATCTGTATGGAAGTAAATCAGTTCTCGAAGCAGCCGACGAGCGTCTCAACGGCGATTTCATCGAACCAGAAATGGAGAGCTTGATGGTTGTTGGGTTGTGGTGTGCCCACCCAGATTATAATCGACGACCGTCAATCCAAGAAGCAATTGGTGTTCTGCGCTTCGAAATTCCCTTGCCCGCTCTTTCTGCTAAGATGCCGGAGCTGGTGTTCGCGCCGCCGATAGATCTATCGAATTTCAATTATACCTCATCATCATCCACTGGAGCATCGGCTAGTGTCGTTTCTGCATCTGCTAAATCAATCACCGCATCTGAATCCTCCTCATCTTCGCTCCTTAATAATAGTTGCTAA